The Hymenobacter baengnokdamensis genome includes a region encoding these proteins:
- a CDS encoding sensor histidine kinase yields MEKFTNKELLLAIGVVMTLVFIMRRLLDTPRRLPRWHRLLGKLWAPAMAAFVLSAALHYRNQYLGDIYLFFAVGALVLLLVQLRSYRPARTLLLGLAPSVLHRLIATGLAIGSWQLLSPYSLGFKLWGELDAFWFFAMVFLANSQKKGLLKQEQERAEEEKARQFIAAKNLELERLVAERTALLTRQAEELQTALTDLRATQAQLIQREKMASLGELTAGIAHEIQNPLNFVNNFADVSAELITELEEERSRPTRDPALEAELLADLKQNLQRITQHGGRAAGIVRGMLEHSRASSGERQPTDLNMLADEYLRLAYHGLRAKDKSFNATLQPELAAGLPLVELVAGDVGRVLLNLFTNAFYAVQQRQQLGEPGYKPTVGVRTRLVANEVEVQVHDNGTGIPEAVKARIFQPFFTTKPAGEGTGLGLSLSHDIIVQGHGGTLTVESEEGQGTTFTVRLPTT; encoded by the coding sequence ATGGAGAAATTTACCAACAAAGAGCTGCTGCTGGCCATCGGGGTGGTGATGACGCTGGTGTTCATTATGCGTCGGCTGCTGGATACGCCCCGCCGCCTGCCCCGCTGGCACAGACTGCTAGGCAAGCTCTGGGCGCCGGCTATGGCGGCCTTTGTGCTAAGCGCGGCGCTGCACTACCGCAACCAGTATCTGGGCGATATTTACCTGTTCTTCGCGGTAGGTGCGCTAGTGCTGCTGCTGGTACAGCTGCGCAGCTACCGCCCGGCCCGCACGCTGCTGCTGGGCCTGGCACCCTCGGTGCTGCACCGCCTTATTGCCACGGGCCTGGCCATCGGCAGCTGGCAGCTGCTGTCGCCGTACAGCCTGGGGTTCAAGCTGTGGGGCGAGTTAGATGCGTTTTGGTTTTTTGCGATGGTTTTCCTGGCCAACAGCCAGAAGAAAGGGCTGCTGAAGCAGGAGCAGGAGCGGGCCGAAGAAGAAAAAGCCCGGCAGTTTATCGCTGCCAAAAACCTGGAGCTGGAACGGCTGGTGGCCGAGCGGACGGCCCTGCTCACCCGGCAGGCCGAGGAGCTGCAAACGGCGCTTACCGACCTGCGTGCTACGCAGGCGCAGCTAATCCAGCGCGAAAAGATGGCCAGCCTGGGAGAGCTCACCGCGGGGATAGCGCACGAGATTCAAAACCCGCTCAATTTCGTCAACAACTTCGCCGATGTATCGGCCGAGCTTATTACCGAGCTCGAAGAAGAGCGCAGCCGGCCTACCCGCGACCCGGCTCTCGAAGCCGAGCTGCTGGCCGACCTGAAGCAGAATCTCCAGCGCATTACCCAGCACGGTGGCCGGGCGGCGGGCATCGTGCGGGGGATGCTGGAGCACAGCCGCGCCAGCAGCGGCGAGCGCCAGCCCACCGACCTTAATATGCTGGCCGATGAATATTTGCGCTTGGCCTACCACGGCCTGCGGGCCAAAGACAAGTCCTTCAATGCCACCTTACAGCCCGAGCTGGCTGCCGGCCTCCCCCTGGTTGAGCTGGTTGCCGGTGATGTGGGCCGGGTGCTGCTCAACCTGTTTACCAATGCGTTCTACGCGGTGCAGCAGCGCCAGCAACTCGGCGAGCCGGGCTACAAGCCTACCGTGGGGGTGCGCACCCGGCTCGTAGCCAACGAGGTTGAAGTGCAGGTGCATGACAACGGCACGGGCATTCCGGAGGCGGTGAAAGCCAGGATATTTCAGCCTTTTTTCACCACCAAGCCCGCCGGCGAGGGCACGGGCCTGGGCTTGTCGCTGAGCCACGACATCATTGTGCAGGGCCACGGCGGCACCCTCACCGTGGAGAGCGAGGAAGGCCAGGGTACTACGTTTACGGTGCGGCTGCCTACGACGTGA
- a CDS encoding MFS transporter small subunit — MNPKPNAAPPVVTEESAGGSVILAWLFVGVPLVWGVSQTFIKALTLFK; from the coding sequence ATGAACCCGAAACCCAATGCTGCCCCCCCGGTCGTAACGGAAGAGTCCGCAGGCGGCTCGGTCATCCTGGCCTGGCTCTTCGTTGGCGTGCCGCTGGTGTGGGGCGTCTCACAAACGTTTATCAAAGCCCTGACCCTGTTTAAGTAA
- a CDS encoding molybdopterin molybdotransferase MoeA, whose translation MLSVENAYRQVLATASLLPTETVPLAEAIGRVLRQDITADRDFPPYHRVTMDGIAVSHAALAAGQRVFPIERIQLAGAVPEPLLNPRAAVEIMTGAALPPGTDTVIRYEDLDFSDEPARQATLRAALPSQGHNVHRQGSDQVAGTLLLAPGTVLSPAELAVAATVGAGRLTVTRRPRLAVVSTGDELVALGQTPLPHQIRRSNAPMLQAALGAEGCTSEAFHFDDDLKTLKAGLPPLLAGFDAVLLSGGVSKGKADFLPQALRELGVQEVFHRVAQRPGQPLWFGQQPGGATVFALPGNPVATFAGYYRYVRGWLRQCQGRATEQPAFAQLTAPVDFKPALTYFLAVRLENAPDGRLLAHPAPTAGSGDLAGLLAADGLLELAATDQTHFAAGTAWPLWRFRG comes from the coding sequence GTGCTCTCCGTCGAAAACGCTTATCGCCAGGTGCTGGCGACCGCTAGCCTGCTGCCTACCGAAACTGTGCCGCTAGCTGAGGCTATTGGCCGCGTGCTGCGGCAGGATATCACGGCCGACCGTGACTTTCCGCCCTACCACCGCGTGACAATGGATGGAATTGCGGTAAGCCACGCGGCCCTGGCGGCGGGCCAGCGGGTATTTCCCATCGAGCGTATCCAGCTGGCCGGGGCCGTGCCGGAGCCGCTTCTCAACCCGCGGGCGGCCGTAGAAATTATGACCGGCGCCGCGCTGCCGCCCGGCACCGATACCGTTATCCGCTACGAAGACCTGGACTTTAGCGATGAGCCTGCCCGCCAGGCCACGCTGCGGGCGGCACTGCCCAGCCAGGGCCACAACGTGCATCGGCAGGGCAGCGACCAGGTAGCCGGCACGCTTCTGCTGGCCCCCGGCACAGTACTAAGCCCGGCCGAGTTGGCAGTAGCGGCCACCGTGGGCGCAGGTAGGCTGACCGTAACGCGCCGCCCCCGCCTGGCGGTAGTGAGCACCGGCGATGAGCTGGTGGCCCTCGGCCAAACGCCCCTCCCCCACCAGATTCGGCGCTCTAATGCCCCTATGCTGCAAGCGGCGCTGGGGGCGGAAGGCTGCACCAGCGAGGCTTTTCATTTTGACGACGATTTGAAAACCCTCAAGGCCGGGCTGCCGCCGTTGCTGGCCGGGTTCGACGCCGTGCTGCTGAGTGGTGGCGTATCGAAGGGCAAAGCTGATTTTTTGCCCCAGGCGCTGCGCGAGCTGGGCGTGCAGGAGGTATTTCATCGGGTAGCCCAACGGCCGGGCCAGCCGCTCTGGTTTGGGCAGCAGCCGGGCGGAGCCACCGTATTTGCGCTGCCCGGCAATCCGGTGGCTACGTTTGCGGGCTACTACCGCTACGTGCGCGGCTGGCTACGCCAGTGCCAGGGCCGGGCAACCGAGCAGCCGGCCTTCGCGCAGCTAACGGCTCCGGTTGACTTCAAGCCGGCTCTTACGTATTTCCTGGCCGTGCGCCTCGAAAATGCGCCCGATGGCCGCTTGCTGGCTCACCCCGCTCCCACCGCTGGCTCGGGCGACCTGGCCGGCCTGCTGGCGGCCGACGGCCTGCTGGAACTGGCCGCCACCGACCAAACTCATTTTGCGGCAGGCACCGCCTGGCCACTGTGGCGATTTCGAGGCTAA
- a CDS encoding NTP transferase domain-containing protein, giving the protein MTEKLVPRTKHADLARPAIGEFARHELALLGAPCGDIQRLAAGITAALTPAHRIGYVDADHTSGDADPAQSLSPLLQAGAYVEVTDKIHFRRGDERRALDRFSQPELLAGADLVLVNGNHFTARQQLVLIDPRKSLAHKLDKLTDVQAFVLAEGVAEIPDYLRAHLPHYAWLPRFAWTDTAGLAAWVAQWRAARQAPLRGLVLAGGLSQRMQTDKGRLRYGPTGLEQREVAAGLLAAVCHDVLVSCRAEQVAELPQGLQALPDRFLGLGPLGGILSALQFDPNAAWLVLACDLPFLTAATLRQLVAGREPGRLATAFQSPGSEFPEPLLTIFEPRAYPELLRFLSLGYSCPRKMLINSDVAVLPTPGAEVLQNVNTPAEREAAQRALAG; this is encoded by the coding sequence ATGACTGAAAAACTTGTTCCCCGTACCAAGCACGCCGACCTGGCTCGCCCGGCCATCGGCGAATTTGCCCGTCACGAGCTGGCCTTGCTGGGGGCACCCTGTGGCGATATCCAGCGGCTGGCGGCTGGCATAACGGCCGCGCTGACCCCGGCGCACCGCATCGGCTACGTCGATGCCGACCACACCAGCGGCGACGCTGACCCTGCCCAAAGCCTGAGCCCGCTGCTGCAAGCCGGCGCTTATGTGGAGGTTACGGATAAGATTCATTTCCGCCGTGGCGATGAGCGGCGCGCGCTCGACCGCTTCTCGCAGCCCGAGCTGCTGGCCGGGGCCGACCTGGTGCTGGTAAACGGCAATCATTTTACCGCCCGTCAGCAGCTTGTTCTCATCGACCCCCGTAAGTCGCTGGCTCACAAACTCGACAAGCTCACCGACGTGCAGGCGTTTGTATTGGCCGAAGGCGTAGCGGAAATTCCTGATTACCTGCGGGCGCACCTGCCGCATTATGCGTGGCTGCCGCGGTTTGCCTGGACCGATACGGCGGGCCTGGCTGCCTGGGTAGCGCAGTGGCGGGCCGCTCGCCAGGCCCCGCTGCGCGGCCTGGTGCTGGCCGGTGGCCTCAGCCAGCGCATGCAAACCGATAAAGGCCGCCTGCGCTACGGCCCCACCGGCCTTGAGCAGCGCGAAGTGGCCGCGGGCTTATTGGCCGCAGTCTGCCACGACGTTTTGGTGTCGTGCCGGGCCGAGCAGGTGGCCGAGCTGCCCCAGGGCTTACAGGCGCTGCCCGACCGGTTTCTGGGGTTGGGGCCCCTGGGCGGCATTCTGTCGGCGCTGCAATTCGACCCCAACGCCGCCTGGCTGGTGCTGGCCTGCGACCTGCCTTTCCTGACGGCCGCTACCCTGCGCCAGCTAGTGGCTGGCCGAGAGCCCGGCCGCCTGGCCACGGCATTCCAAAGCCCCGGCAGCGAGTTTCCCGAGCCGCTCCTCACCATTTTTGAGCCGCGTGCCTACCCCGAGCTGCTGCGGTTTTTGAGCCTGGGCTACTCATGCCCGCGCAAAATGCTCATCAACAGCGATGTGGCAGTGTTGCCTACGCCCGGCGCCGAAGTATTGCAAAATGTGAATACGCCGGCCGAGCGCGAGGCGGCCCAGCGGGCCCTGGCTGGCTAA
- a CDS encoding FdhF/YdeP family oxidoreductase: MEDSPTNDPGKAGKAHQQGAEDNAPKSGERPEQGVAPTNDHYRPDPQGERDQEHIPAPPTAEAKYLFPVLAQPPEALTGLKLEPRMKIAAGLTAVIKSMEFNWGEAGLTRGTHGLLKMNQKDGFDCSSCAWPDPDDHRSIAEFCENGAKATASDADDRAAGPEVFAKNSLADLSRLSDRDLNNLGRLTHPLVKRPGDTHYSPIEWPDAFKLVAKELNALASPHEAVFYTSGKVPNEPAFLFQLFAKQFGTNNLPDCSNMCHESSGAALSPTLGLGKGSVTLNDIHDAEVILIIGQNPGTNHPRMLSALQKAKRNGAKIISVNPLIEAGLNHFRNPQDFMNPLRALGALLGDGTPITDVFLQVRVDGDMALLRGIMKHLFEAEDLNPGQVVDRPFIAEYTTGFESFEQNIRNTSWEDIEELSGISRARLLEAANLIAHKQKIVTCWAMGVTQQRQGVQTIQEIVNLHLMKGAIGKPGAGTCPVRGHSNVQGDRTMGVWEQPTKEFQDALAKEFNFTPPYEHGFDTVESIKKMHKGETKVYFSLGGNLLAAGPDTELIADGMRKQKLTVFVGTKLNRGHLVTGETSLLLPCFTHADIDMQKSGHQMTSCENSMGVVSQNKGVLVPLPGQMMSEVAILAGVAIATLGPDRTNVADWVAMTENYDVIRDHISRVIPGFEKFNENLRKPGGFYLPNGPRERKFTTKNGMANFTTTQLEKYSLEPDQLILMTIRSHDQFNTTIYEYNDRYRGIHGERRVLFMNESDMAARGIKAKDLLDITSHFEGEQRTVEKFIAVPYEIPKGNVAAYFPEANPLVPISSVAKVSNTPTSKYVVVTVVPAKVGQAPQAQKQRQQAVPA; this comes from the coding sequence CCAGGAGCACATTCCGGCGCCGCCCACGGCCGAGGCCAAGTACCTGTTTCCGGTGCTGGCCCAGCCACCCGAGGCGCTCACCGGCCTCAAGCTGGAGCCCCGCATGAAAATTGCGGCCGGCCTGACGGCAGTTATTAAGTCGATGGAATTTAACTGGGGCGAAGCGGGACTGACGCGGGGCACCCACGGGCTGCTGAAAATGAACCAGAAAGACGGCTTCGACTGCTCGAGCTGCGCCTGGCCCGACCCCGATGACCATCGCTCAATTGCGGAGTTCTGCGAAAATGGCGCCAAAGCCACGGCTTCGGATGCCGATGACCGGGCTGCCGGCCCTGAAGTGTTTGCCAAAAACAGCCTGGCCGACCTCTCGCGCCTGAGCGACCGTGACCTCAATAACCTGGGCCGCCTGACGCATCCGCTGGTGAAGCGACCCGGCGACACGCATTACTCGCCCATTGAGTGGCCCGATGCTTTTAAGCTGGTAGCCAAAGAGCTGAATGCGCTGGCTTCGCCCCACGAAGCGGTATTCTATACTTCGGGCAAGGTGCCCAATGAGCCGGCTTTCCTGTTTCAGCTCTTTGCCAAGCAGTTTGGCACCAATAACCTGCCCGACTGCTCAAATATGTGCCACGAGAGCAGCGGCGCGGCCCTGAGCCCCACGCTGGGCCTGGGCAAGGGCTCGGTTACGCTCAATGATATTCATGACGCGGAGGTAATTCTCATTATTGGCCAGAACCCGGGCACCAACCACCCGCGCATGCTCTCGGCGCTGCAAAAGGCCAAGCGCAACGGGGCCAAGATTATCAGCGTTAACCCGCTGATTGAGGCAGGGTTGAACCACTTCCGGAACCCGCAGGATTTTATGAACCCGCTGCGGGCGCTGGGAGCGCTGCTCGGCGATGGCACCCCCATCACCGATGTGTTTCTGCAAGTGCGGGTGGATGGCGACATGGCCCTGCTGCGCGGCATCATGAAGCACTTGTTTGAGGCCGAAGACCTGAACCCCGGGCAGGTGGTAGACCGGCCGTTTATTGCCGAGTACACCACGGGCTTCGAGTCGTTTGAGCAAAATATCCGCAACACGAGCTGGGAAGACATTGAGGAGCTGAGCGGTATCAGCCGCGCCCGCTTGCTCGAAGCTGCCAATCTTATTGCCCATAAGCAAAAAATAGTTACCTGCTGGGCAATGGGCGTAACGCAGCAGCGGCAGGGCGTGCAAACCATCCAGGAAATCGTGAACCTGCACCTGATGAAGGGCGCTATTGGCAAGCCCGGCGCGGGCACCTGCCCGGTGCGGGGCCACTCCAACGTGCAGGGCGACCGCACCATGGGCGTGTGGGAGCAGCCGACCAAAGAGTTTCAGGATGCGCTGGCGAAGGAATTTAACTTCACGCCGCCCTACGAGCATGGCTTCGATACGGTGGAGAGCATCAAGAAGATGCACAAGGGTGAAACCAAAGTTTATTTTAGCCTGGGCGGTAACCTGCTGGCCGCTGGCCCCGATACGGAGCTGATTGCCGACGGCATGCGCAAGCAGAAGCTGACGGTATTTGTGGGTACCAAGCTCAACCGCGGGCACCTCGTAACCGGCGAAACCAGCCTGCTGCTGCCCTGCTTCACGCACGCCGATATCGATATGCAGAAGTCGGGCCACCAGATGACGAGCTGCGAAAACTCAATGGGCGTAGTAAGCCAGAACAAGGGCGTGCTGGTGCCGTTGCCGGGCCAGATGATGAGCGAAGTAGCCATTCTGGCCGGCGTAGCCATTGCGACCCTGGGCCCCGACCGCACCAATGTAGCCGATTGGGTAGCCATGACGGAGAACTACGACGTTATCCGCGACCACATTTCACGGGTTATTCCGGGCTTTGAGAAGTTTAATGAAAACCTGCGCAAGCCGGGGGGCTTTTACCTGCCCAACGGCCCGCGTGAGCGCAAGTTCACAACCAAGAACGGCATGGCTAACTTCACCACCACCCAGCTGGAGAAGTATAGCCTGGAGCCCGACCAGCTCATTCTGATGACGATACGGAGTCATGACCAGTTTAATACTACAATTTATGAATATAACGACCGCTACCGGGGCATCCACGGCGAGCGCCGCGTGCTGTTCATGAATGAAAGCGATATGGCGGCCCGGGGCATCAAGGCCAAAGACTTGCTTGACATCACCAGCCATTTTGAGGGTGAGCAGCGCACAGTCGAAAAATTTATTGCCGTGCCCTACGAAATCCCGAAAGGCAACGTGGCCGCTTATTTCCCGGAGGCCAACCCGCTGGTGCCCATTAGTAGCGTGGCTAAAGTCAGCAATACACCTACTTCTAAGTATGTAGTTGTAACGGTAGTTCCCGCTAAGGTGGGCCAGGCCCCGCAGGCCCAGAAGCAGCGCCAGCAGGCGGTGCCGGCCTAG
- a CDS encoding L-lactate MFS transporter — MADSSSASLLDRSRTIAPPGYNRWLVPPAALAIHLAIGQAYAFSVFNKPLGSLFSGDPANPAPTDWTPTQIGITFSIAIVLLGLSAALFGKWLERVGPRKAMLAAALCFGGGFLIGSLGISMHNIWLLYFGYGFIGGIGLGIGYISPVSTLIKWFPDRKGVATGMAIMGFGGGAMIASPLSVALMNHFKGSAPQGVAPTFIVLGIIYFLFMQFGVWTIRVPADNWAPAGYVPNAEHSALITAGNVSADNAIKTPQFWLLWVVLVTNVTAGIGVLETASPLIQDTFSDKAMGAGNGVTAAAAAGFVGLLSLFNLLGRFFWSSASDKLGRKTTYAIYFGLGILLYASIPTLGHNLQLTLYVVAACVIVSMYGGGFATAPAFLSDLFGKYQVGAIHGRLLTAWSTAGVLGPLIVHQLHDHAKAKGLTGAAAYQNVFYTMAGLLAVGLLADLAVTAVNEKYQEKGPVTIEAGGH; from the coding sequence ATGGCTGATAGTTCCTCTGCCTCGCTGCTTGACCGTAGCCGTACCATTGCGCCGCCTGGCTATAATCGCTGGCTGGTGCCGCCCGCCGCGCTGGCTATTCACCTCGCTATTGGGCAGGCCTACGCATTTAGCGTGTTTAACAAGCCGCTGGGCTCGCTCTTCAGCGGCGACCCCGCCAACCCGGCCCCGACCGACTGGACACCTACCCAGATTGGCATCACCTTCTCCATTGCCATTGTGCTGCTGGGCTTGTCGGCCGCACTGTTTGGCAAGTGGCTGGAGCGCGTAGGGCCGCGCAAAGCCATGTTGGCTGCCGCACTGTGCTTCGGAGGTGGCTTTCTGATTGGCTCGCTCGGTATCAGTATGCACAATATCTGGCTGCTGTATTTCGGCTACGGCTTCATCGGCGGCATTGGATTAGGCATTGGCTATATATCGCCGGTCAGCACGCTCATCAAGTGGTTTCCCGACCGCAAGGGCGTGGCCACTGGCATGGCCATCATGGGCTTTGGGGGCGGTGCCATGATTGCCTCGCCGCTGTCGGTAGCCCTGATGAACCACTTCAAAGGGTCGGCTCCTCAGGGCGTAGCCCCGACGTTTATCGTGTTGGGTATCATCTACTTCTTGTTTATGCAGTTTGGGGTGTGGACCATCCGGGTGCCCGCCGACAACTGGGCTCCCGCCGGCTACGTGCCCAATGCAGAGCACAGTGCCCTGATTACGGCCGGCAACGTATCGGCCGACAATGCCATTAAAACGCCGCAGTTCTGGTTGCTGTGGGTGGTGTTGGTTACCAACGTAACGGCCGGCATTGGGGTGCTCGAAACGGCTTCGCCGCTCATTCAGGACACGTTCTCCGACAAGGCAATGGGGGCGGGCAATGGCGTAACGGCCGCTGCCGCCGCCGGCTTCGTGGGTCTGCTCAGCTTGTTCAACCTGCTGGGGCGCTTCTTTTGGTCGTCGGCTTCGGATAAGCTGGGCCGCAAAACTACGTACGCTATTTACTTTGGCCTGGGCATTCTGCTTTACGCCAGTATCCCGACGCTGGGCCATAACTTGCAGCTAACTCTTTATGTAGTAGCTGCCTGCGTAATTGTGAGCATGTACGGCGGTGGCTTTGCCACGGCCCCGGCTTTTCTGTCTGACTTATTTGGCAAATACCAAGTAGGTGCCATTCACGGCCGCCTGCTCACTGCCTGGAGCACCGCCGGCGTGCTGGGGCCGCTGATTGTGCACCAGTTGCATGACCACGCCAAGGCAAAAGGCCTAACCGGGGCCGCCGCCTACCAAAATGTATTTTATACCATGGCTGGCTTGCTCGCAGTAGGCTTGCTGGCCGACCTGGCCGTGACGGCCGTAAACGAGAAATACCAGGAAAAAGGCCCGGTAACCATTGAAGCGGGCGGCCACTAG